One genomic window of Bremerella sp. JC817 includes the following:
- a CDS encoding FHIPEP family type III secretion protein, producing MADYSDQAGTGDGAEALVHFHHIVAIRCTDGDLLDLPVLPDFQTPSSLPMAEIQSATVEEPTHEPWEPFLEIDRLTLEMGGKLVKLVHPDTSEIMQRTSAIRCHLADTLGVIIPRLRLRDSLELGDQEYRILIDQCEVARGRLGPGQHLALDMGTSSGTLQGVRGIDPTFGGPGIWIPAEQRQEAEQLGYLVIDPSMLIVTHLQETLRRHAHEILTLGDVREMLERLRDRNPGEFDEIRSSPVSVSVLHAVLRRLLEEGISIKNFTRIVEILALHGSRNQDVETLVSMVRVRLGRQLIQKFLDPDGRVHGVGLDRDLETSLQQMTDEDAGRQIRGWMERMVDMLRDTFQRLDEQQRPVAMIVSSTIRSRLWQILSPHFPQITVLSLAEVPRSNEIFWQSLISPEEVGALEPAAKRPAHAAVASDATYRPKGKMSEHIAEELPPRRPR from the coding sequence GTGGCAGATTACTCTGATCAAGCCGGCACCGGGGATGGTGCGGAAGCCCTGGTTCATTTTCACCATATCGTGGCGATTCGCTGCACCGACGGTGACTTACTTGATTTGCCGGTCTTACCTGATTTCCAGACGCCGTCGTCGTTGCCGATGGCCGAGATTCAGTCTGCGACGGTCGAAGAACCTACCCACGAGCCGTGGGAACCATTCTTAGAGATCGATCGGCTCACGCTCGAGATGGGTGGAAAGCTGGTCAAGCTGGTGCATCCCGATACGTCGGAGATCATGCAGCGGACTTCCGCAATTCGTTGCCACCTGGCGGACACCCTGGGCGTGATCATTCCGCGGCTCCGATTACGAGACTCGCTGGAACTGGGGGATCAGGAATATCGCATTCTAATCGATCAGTGCGAAGTCGCTCGTGGTCGTCTCGGACCGGGGCAGCACCTGGCGCTCGACATGGGTACCTCGAGCGGGACCCTCCAAGGAGTGCGAGGTATCGATCCGACCTTCGGTGGTCCAGGCATCTGGATCCCAGCCGAGCAGCGTCAGGAAGCTGAACAACTCGGTTACCTGGTGATTGATCCTTCGATGCTGATTGTGACCCACCTGCAAGAGACGCTACGGCGTCATGCCCACGAGATCCTGACGCTGGGGGACGTTCGCGAAATGCTCGAGCGGCTCCGAGACCGCAACCCGGGCGAGTTCGACGAGATTCGATCCAGCCCCGTTTCTGTCTCGGTGCTGCATGCCGTGCTGCGACGACTGCTGGAAGAAGGGATCTCGATTAAGAACTTCACCCGCATCGTCGAGATTCTGGCACTGCATGGCAGTCGCAACCAGGATGTCGAAACGCTGGTCAGCATGGTCCGAGTTCGTCTCGGTCGGCAGTTGATTCAGAAGTTCCTCGATCCAGATGGGCGCGTGCATGGCGTCGGGCTCGATCGCGATCTGGAAACATCGCTCCAGCAGATGACCGACGAAGATGCCGGCCGACAAATTCGTGGCTGGATGGAACGCATGGTCGACATGCTTCGCGATACGTTCCAACGTCTGGACGAACAGCAGCGACCGGTGGCGATGATTGTGTCGTCGACGATTCGCTCGCGATTGTGGCAGATTTTGTCACCGCACTTCCCACAAATCACGGTGCTCAGCCTGGCCGAAGTGCCACGCAGCAACGAGATCTTCTGGCAGTCGTTGATTTCGCCAGAGGAAGTCGGGGCCCTCGAACCGGCTGCCAAGCGACCTGCTCATGCGGCGGTGGCATCGGACGCTACGTATCGCCCGAAAGGGAAGATGAGCGAGCACATTGCCGAGGAATTACCACCTCGCCGGCCACGCTAA
- a CDS encoding PhoH family protein has protein sequence MISQSAQTQLKLFVLDTNVILHDARSFRHFEEHDVGLPITVLEELDRFKKGNEDINFQAREFLRQIDQMTGDLLSEEGAPLGENQGRLRVIITNELDHRLHQVFLHDSPDNRILNTALHLQHYVNDRRVILITKDTNLRMKAKSLGLQAQDYVNDKIESFDSLYSGRRVLENITTEQIDRFYQDTGNVQLEDFPEVAQPLANENFVLKNGSKSVLATFNREDQVLRRIEKYSPYGIKPRNAEQVFAIKALMDDNIKLVTLAGKAGTGKTLLALSSALACSSAYRQILLARPVVPLSNRDLGYLPGDISAKMDPYMQPLFDNLSVIRHQFNDTDKEAQRINRMLEQEKLVITPLAYIRGRSLQRMYMIVDEAQNLTPHEVKTIITRAGEGTKVVFTGDINQIDHPYLDSLSNGLSYMINRMKGQDLYAHISLEKGERSELADIASELL, from the coding sequence ATGATTAGTCAGTCGGCGCAAACGCAGTTGAAGCTTTTCGTTCTCGACACCAACGTTATCTTGCACGACGCAAGGTCGTTCCGACATTTCGAGGAACATGATGTGGGCTTACCCATCACCGTCCTCGAAGAATTGGATCGATTTAAAAAGGGTAACGAGGACATCAATTTCCAGGCTCGTGAATTTCTTCGCCAAATCGATCAGATGACTGGCGATCTTCTTTCAGAGGAAGGGGCCCCTCTCGGCGAGAATCAAGGTCGCTTACGAGTCATCATCACCAATGAACTCGATCACCGTCTTCATCAAGTCTTTCTTCACGACTCTCCTGATAACCGCATTCTGAACACGGCCCTGCATCTTCAGCATTACGTGAACGATCGCCGGGTCATTCTGATCACCAAAGACACCAACCTTCGCATGAAGGCGAAGAGCCTCGGCCTGCAAGCCCAGGACTATGTCAATGACAAAATCGAAAGCTTCGATAGCCTGTATTCGGGGCGTCGTGTTCTCGAGAACATCACGACCGAACAGATCGATCGCTTTTACCAGGACACCGGTAACGTTCAGTTGGAAGACTTCCCGGAAGTCGCCCAGCCGCTCGCCAACGAAAACTTCGTGCTGAAGAATGGCTCGAAGTCGGTCCTGGCCACGTTCAATCGCGAAGACCAGGTCTTACGCCGGATCGAAAAGTACAGTCCGTACGGAATCAAACCGCGTAACGCCGAACAAGTCTTCGCGATCAAAGCGTTGATGGACGACAACATCAAACTGGTAACCCTCGCCGGCAAGGCAGGCACCGGTAAGACGCTGCTCGCGTTGTCTTCAGCGTTGGCATGCTCGTCCGCCTATCGCCAGATCTTGCTGGCTCGGCCGGTCGTGCCGCTGTCCAATCGAGACCTCGGTTACTTGCCTGGGGACATCTCTGCGAAGATGGATCCTTACATGCAACCGCTGTTCGATAACCTCTCGGTCATTCGTCATCAATTCAATGACACCGACAAAGAGGCCCAGCGAATCAACCGCATGCTCGAGCAGGAAAAGCTGGTCATCACACCGCTGGCTTACATTCGTGGAAGAAGCCTGCAGCGGATGTACATGATTGTCGACGAGGCCCAGAACCTGACCCCGCACGAGGTGAAGACCATCATCACCCGGGCAGGCGAAGGAACAAAGGTCGTCTTCACGGGCGACATCAACCAGATCGACCATCCTTACCTCGACAGCCTTTCCAACGGCTTGTCGTACATGATTAACCGAATGAAAGGTCAGGACCTGTACGCTCACATCTCTCTGGAAAAGGGGGAACGTTCCGAATTGGCAGACATTGCCAGCGAACTCTTGTAA
- a CDS encoding nucleoside monophosphate kinase, with protein sequence MHKYVFMGVQGSGKGTQAKLLEHYLDLAHIGVGDILRWNIKNHTKLAARIKRILNAGKLVDDEIVEEIVQRRLQEHDWNFGFILDGFPRNANQAGFFLESYDIDAVVHIVVPDEVIKKRVLARRLCEDCGVDFNVIDHRPKIEGRCDICGGKLIRRADDTEEALATRLAEYHEKTKPVLEIFRRKELVVEVDGTQPVDVVQAEIRRALDIV encoded by the coding sequence ATGCACAAATATGTGTTCATGGGCGTACAGGGTTCCGGGAAAGGAACCCAAGCCAAACTGCTGGAACATTACCTCGATCTCGCACACATCGGGGTGGGTGACATTCTGCGATGGAACATCAAAAACCACACCAAGCTGGCTGCCCGGATCAAACGTATTCTGAACGCGGGCAAATTGGTCGATGACGAAATCGTCGAAGAAATCGTCCAGCGTCGCCTGCAAGAGCACGACTGGAACTTCGGTTTCATCCTGGACGGCTTCCCACGTAACGCCAACCAGGCCGGCTTCTTTCTGGAAAGCTACGACATCGACGCGGTCGTCCATATTGTGGTGCCAGACGAAGTGATCAAGAAGCGTGTGCTGGCTCGCCGCTTGTGCGAAGACTGCGGCGTCGACTTCAACGTGATCGATCACCGTCCAAAGATCGAAGGTCGCTGCGATATCTGCGGCGGCAAACTGATCCGCAGGGCGGACGATACCGAAGAAGCCCTGGCAACCCGCCTGGCGGAATACCACGAAAAGACCAAGCCAGTTCTCGAGATATTCCGCCGCAAAGAGTTGGTGGTCGAAGTCGATGGCACCCAACCAGTCGACGTCGTCCAAGCGGAGATCCGCCGAGCCCTTGATATCGTTTAG
- the ilvE gene encoding branched-chain-amino-acid transaminase — protein MSAKVYINGKFFAPDEAMISVFDHGLLYGDGVFEGLRIYNGKIFRLEQHIRRLYDSAKAIYLEIPMSPAEMIEACRETVRQSEFTDGYIRLVITRGAGTLGLGPERTKDPQTIIIVDKIKLYPQEFYDNGLEIITASTIRNHPTALSPRIKSLNYLNNIMAKIEASKAGCLEALMLNHKGEVSECTADNIFIVRDGKLLTPPTDAGILEGVTRDVVLELAREAGIPTFEKTMTRYDVYVADECFMTGTAAEVIGVVKVDDRKIGDGKPGPITRKLKELFEQHTMG, from the coding sequence ATGTCCGCCAAAGTCTATATCAACGGGAAGTTTTTCGCTCCGGATGAAGCCATGATCAGCGTTTTCGATCATGGGCTGCTTTATGGCGACGGGGTGTTCGAGGGCCTGAGAATCTACAACGGGAAGATCTTCCGCCTAGAGCAGCACATTCGCCGTCTTTATGACTCGGCGAAGGCGATCTATCTGGAAATCCCGATGAGCCCGGCCGAAATGATCGAGGCTTGTCGCGAAACGGTTCGCCAGAGCGAGTTCACCGATGGCTACATCCGCCTGGTGATCACCCGCGGTGCCGGCACGCTGGGACTTGGCCCGGAACGGACCAAAGATCCCCAGACGATCATCATCGTCGACAAGATCAAGCTCTACCCACAAGAGTTCTACGACAACGGCCTGGAAATCATCACGGCCAGCACCATCCGCAACCATCCGACCGCTCTGTCGCCGCGGATCAAGTCGCTGAACTACTTGAACAACATCATGGCCAAGATCGAGGCCAGCAAGGCAGGCTGCCTGGAAGCGCTGATGTTGAACCACAAGGGTGAAGTCTCGGAATGCACCGCGGACAACATCTTCATTGTTCGCGATGGCAAGTTGCTGACACCACCGACCGATGCCGGCATCCTGGAAGGGGTGACACGCGACGTCGTGTTGGAACTGGCCCGCGAAGCTGGCATTCCGACCTTTGAAAAGACGATGACGCGCTACGACGTCTACGTCGCGGACGAGTGCTTCATGACCGGAACCGCCGCCGAAGTGATTGGCGTGGTGAAGGTCGACGACCGCAAGATCGGTGACGGCAAGCCAGGTCCGATCACGCGAAAGTTGAAAGAGCTCTTCGAGCAACATACCATGGGCTAA
- a CDS encoding DUF1080 domain-containing protein — translation MLLRLGLFFLLTSVASTLLAEDSVNQLTPEEKADGFELLFNGTDLTGWQHNGNWKVTDGMIERTGKGGDVVYDVKPVPDDFELRFQWKVAPGSNSGIYYRPGQYEYQILDNERHPNGKVADTTAASLYYCIAPSHDATKEPGEWNTGRIVCQGTIIQHWLNGEKVVDIDYTDPKLSQEVEKLKKRGATLDSRGAKLKLQDHGDPVWYRGLKLKTLDGTAKLDRSPLKTK, via the coding sequence ATGCTCCTACGACTTGGCTTGTTCTTTCTGTTGACCTCGGTCGCCTCGACTCTGCTGGCCGAAGATTCTGTCAACCAACTCACGCCGGAAGAGAAAGCTGACGGCTTTGAACTTCTCTTCAACGGAACCGACCTCACCGGCTGGCAACACAATGGCAACTGGAAAGTCACCGACGGCATGATCGAGCGTACCGGCAAAGGTGGCGATGTCGTTTACGACGTGAAGCCAGTGCCGGACGACTTCGAGCTTCGCTTCCAGTGGAAGGTTGCCCCAGGCAGCAATAGCGGCATCTACTATCGCCCAGGTCAGTACGAGTATCAGATCCTCGACAACGAACGACACCCCAACGGCAAGGTCGCCGACACCACGGCTGCCTCGCTTTACTACTGCATCGCTCCGTCGCACGACGCCACGAAAGAACCGGGCGAGTGGAATACCGGTCGAATCGTCTGCCAGGGCACGATCATCCAGCACTGGCTCAATGGCGAGAAGGTCGTCGATATCGACTACACCGACCCAAAGCTCTCGCAAGAGGTCGAGAAACTGAAGAAGCGAGGCGCGACGCTCGACTCGCGAGGCGCCAAGCTAAAGCTGCAAGATCACGGCGATCCGGTCTGGTATCGCGGGCTGAAGCTGAAGACGCTCGACGGCACCGCGAAGCTCGATCGCTCGCCGCTGAAAACGAAGTAG
- a CDS encoding EVE domain-containing protein: protein MKTEPDSYSIDDLAKEKKKTTFWSGVRNYQARNFMRDDMKNGDLVLFYHSNADPPSIVGVAEVVKESYPDFTSWDENDHHYDPKSTPDNPRWFMVDIKLKKKFPEALGRPQLADVTALSGMELMRKGSRLSVQPVTKKEFDVILKLASVTL, encoded by the coding sequence ATGAAAACGGAGCCCGATTCGTATTCGATCGACGATCTGGCCAAAGAAAAGAAAAAGACGACCTTCTGGTCCGGTGTCCGCAACTACCAGGCCCGTAACTTCATGCGAGACGACATGAAAAACGGCGACCTGGTGCTGTTCTATCACTCGAACGCCGATCCACCGTCGATCGTGGGCGTGGCCGAAGTGGTGAAGGAATCGTATCCCGATTTCACCTCGTGGGATGAAAACGATCACCACTACGATCCCAAGAGCACCCCTGACAACCCGCGCTGGTTCATGGTCGATATCAAGCTGAAGAAAAAGTTTCCCGAAGCACTTGGACGCCCGCAATTGGCAGACGTCACAGCGTTGTCCGGCATGGAACTGATGCGTAAAGGTTCGCGTCTCTCGGTTCAGCCAGTGACCAAGAAGGAATTCGATGTCATCCTGAAACTGGCGAGCGTGACGCTTTAG
- a CDS encoding 2-hydroxyacid dehydrogenase, with product MDVAVFGTKSYDRKFLESAAEGAAIRWHFIEPRLTETTAPLAHPFQAICCFVNDEISSDVLEVLAAGKTRMIAMRCAGYNNVDLPKAHELGIQVARVPAYSPYAVAEHAIGLILTLNRKYHKAYNRIREGDFSLSGLLGFDLNGKTVGVIGTGKIGQLFARIMHGFGCELLAYDVKPADDCVALGVQYVPLDELLAKSDIISLHCPLLPATRHLIDDKAIGKLKPGAMVINTSRGGLIDTRAAIQGLKNGQIGSLGIDVYEEEADLFFEDKSETVIQDDVFARLMTFPNVLVTGHQGFFTQNALQAIAEVTVDNLKQFDAGQPLTNQVKVD from the coding sequence ATGGATGTCGCTGTCTTTGGAACCAAATCGTACGACCGAAAATTCCTGGAATCGGCTGCCGAAGGGGCGGCGATCCGATGGCATTTTATTGAGCCTCGGCTGACCGAGACGACCGCCCCGCTCGCCCATCCCTTTCAGGCGATCTGCTGCTTCGTCAACGACGAGATCTCGTCCGATGTGCTGGAAGTGTTGGCCGCCGGCAAGACGCGCATGATCGCCATGCGATGTGCTGGCTACAACAACGTCGACTTACCGAAGGCCCACGAACTGGGAATTCAGGTCGCTCGCGTGCCAGCGTACAGTCCTTATGCGGTCGCCGAACATGCCATCGGCCTTATCCTGACGCTGAACCGAAAGTACCACAAGGCTTACAACCGAATCCGCGAAGGAGATTTCTCGTTGAGCGGCCTGCTGGGCTTCGATCTCAATGGCAAGACCGTGGGGGTGATCGGTACCGGCAAGATCGGGCAGCTGTTTGCCCGGATCATGCATGGTTTCGGCTGCGAGTTGCTGGCTTACGATGTGAAGCCCGCCGACGATTGCGTGGCCCTGGGGGTTCAATACGTTCCACTGGACGAGCTTCTCGCCAAGTCCGATATCATCTCGCTTCACTGTCCGCTGTTGCCAGCGACGCGTCATTTAATCGACGACAAGGCGATTGGAAAGCTGAAACCTGGAGCGATGGTGATCAACACCAGCCGTGGTGGTTTGATCGATACCCGAGCCGCCATTCAAGGTTTGAAGAACGGCCAGATCGGTTCCTTGGGGATCGATGTCTATGAAGAAGAGGCCGACCTGTTCTTCGAGGACAAATCGGAAACGGTCATCCAGGACGATGTCTTCGCCCGCTTGATGACCTTCCCCAATGTGCTGGTGACCGGGCATCAAGGCTTCTTCACGCAGAACGCCTTGCAAGCGATCGCCGAGGTTACCGTCGACAACCTGAAACAGTTTGATGCCGGCCAGCCACTGACCAACCAGGTGAAAGTGGACTAA
- a CDS encoding HAD-IA family hydrolase, whose amino-acid sequence MTALAHLKGIIFDMDGTLVDSGLDFAAMRSEMGLKAGIPILEQLVELPQDERRRKEEILHRHEMAGADRASLIDGADRLLEALAREGRPMAIVTRNSTPTTEHTLKRLEIGHYFDIVICREDGPHKPDPWAIKEICRRWQMEVDEVVMVGDYLLDLLSAQNAGCPSVLFTEGKPPEDVEGADIATHIATHFDQLYHLLAPVEDSI is encoded by the coding sequence ATGACCGCACTGGCACATCTCAAAGGCATCATCTTCGACATGGACGGAACCTTGGTCGATTCCGGCCTCGATTTTGCCGCCATGCGATCGGAAATGGGGCTCAAGGCTGGCATTCCCATCTTAGAGCAATTGGTCGAGTTGCCCCAAGACGAACGACGCCGCAAGGAAGAAATACTGCATCGCCACGAAATGGCCGGGGCCGATCGGGCCTCGTTGATCGATGGCGCGGATCGGCTGCTGGAAGCCCTCGCTCGGGAAGGTCGCCCGATGGCGATTGTCACGCGTAACAGCACCCCGACCACCGAGCACACGCTGAAACGGCTGGAGATCGGGCATTACTTCGACATCGTGATATGCCGAGAGGATGGTCCCCATAAGCCTGATCCTTGGGCGATCAAAGAAATCTGTCGCCGCTGGCAGATGGAAGTGGACGAGGTCGTGATGGTGGGGGATTACTTGCTGGACCTGCTCTCGGCCCAGAATGCCGGTTGCCCTAGTGTTCTTTTCACTGAAGGCAAGCCGCCCGAGGATGTCGAAGGGGCTGATATCGCTACGCATATCGCAACCCATTTTGACCAGCTGTACCATTTGCTAGCCCCAGTCGAAGATTCGATCTAG
- a CDS encoding TIGR03009 domain-containing protein, with product MKNGLFLAACMVFTGLVSNVGFAQAPNNYGQPLGMAQNGQQQQARPQPGMVVGAAGAGQPQMMPAPFQINAQEEQYIDGILAYWEFRSSKVHHYEANFKRWEYDSVFGPPNKDTFKSISEGVVKYEKPDKGLFQVTSIKHYAAPKDGQPADYVLRPAEVNEHWVCDGKSIFEFDVPAKQLKIWPIPPEQQGQAITNGPLPFLFGAKKDEIKSRFYLRVSPHQTNNPNEYWLEAWPKRAQDAADYRYISILIDRAEFLPFAIEVFDRNYNPDAQPPNMPNYSRTVYMFDNRKTYEEGGISDNLRQMFSRSFYQPQLPSGWQRVVQQTGGGMAQPGQVPANAVRPGQGMPR from the coding sequence ATGAAGAATGGACTCTTCCTCGCGGCGTGCATGGTCTTTACAGGCCTGGTCAGCAACGTCGGCTTCGCCCAAGCCCCGAACAACTACGGTCAGCCTCTTGGCATGGCTCAGAATGGCCAGCAGCAACAAGCTCGGCCACAGCCTGGCATGGTGGTTGGTGCCGCAGGTGCCGGTCAGCCTCAGATGATGCCGGCTCCGTTCCAGATCAACGCCCAGGAAGAACAATACATCGATGGAATCCTGGCCTACTGGGAATTCCGCAGCAGTAAGGTGCATCATTACGAAGCCAACTTCAAACGCTGGGAATACGACTCGGTCTTTGGTCCGCCGAACAAAGACACCTTCAAAAGCATCAGCGAAGGGGTCGTGAAGTACGAAAAGCCAGACAAAGGCCTGTTCCAGGTCACTTCGATCAAGCATTACGCCGCCCCGAAAGATGGCCAGCCAGCCGATTACGTCCTGCGTCCAGCGGAAGTGAACGAGCACTGGGTCTGCGATGGCAAGTCGATCTTCGAGTTCGATGTGCCTGCCAAGCAACTCAAAATCTGGCCGATCCCACCAGAACAGCAAGGCCAGGCGATCACCAACGGTCCGCTGCCATTCCTGTTCGGTGCGAAGAAGGACGAAATCAAGTCGCGGTTCTACCTGCGGGTTTCGCCTCATCAGACCAACAATCCAAACGAATACTGGCTGGAAGCCTGGCCCAAGCGTGCCCAAGACGCGGCCGACTATCGCTACATTTCGATCTTGATCGACCGGGCCGAGTTCCTGCCGTTCGCCATCGAAGTGTTCGACCGGAACTACAACCCAGACGCTCAGCCGCCGAACATGCCGAACTACTCGCGTACCGTTTACATGTTCGACAATCGTAAGACCTACGAAGAAGGTGGAATTTCGGACAATCTGCGACAGATGTTCTCGCGATCGTTCTACCAGCCTCAACTGCCAAGTGGCTGGCAACGAGTCGTTCAGCAGACTGGCGGCGGGATGGCTCAGCCCGGCCAGGTTCCGGCCAACGCGGTCCGTCCAGGCCAAGGAATGCCTCGCTAG
- a CDS encoding NfeD family protein encodes MLRARGTWIWRAEAILLAILAFLYPSVGLSQQDGAPAAGEVQANEAAPKLTGVRLRVPLPIKGTVDTDVKQSLQKLLSRLTDKDPRPVVILELEGKPNGQTRGSEFERSLALARFLTSKEATRLKTVAFLKGPIEGHAVLIPLACEQIVMHPDAQLGNAGIDEPIISDTMRRAYQEIAGFRCVLPPELALGMLDPALEIYRVNGRRFVDGTEYARMKADGEVATSDKLNAQGQLLLLTANQLRQDLQLISHVTEDTRQLATLLGIPENQLTQDIALDREWKAAQFRMDGEISNRMVQRTALSIQDAVSQGTNFVLIDLKSPGGDPVACENMINFLLGLPDSVHTVALITDEATSNASLIAMACDEIAIAPNASLGGPGSYAYTDQGRRDLEKYLATISPEAGRSWSVWGAMNDPNLEVFRYQRPGTTLTKYLSVAEAEKLPNADQWQQGELITQAGIPLQLTGKQALDWSIADSDASSITDITRRYGLPDELEEPKQNWAHQFVEILASPSLAFFCLFIGVIAMISEFKAPGIGVPGFVAALCFGLFFWSRFLNGTAGWLEAMLFVGGIVFILMEVLVLPGFGIFGLGGGLMVITAVVLAMQTFIWPTTDYELEQVPYSLASILVLFSAFIAALVFAKHILPRTPYLNESILEAPDEETMEEIRRRETIVDLTHLIGTTGQAVTMLRPGGKAKIGHEIVNVTSDGDVIQPGDKVEVVEVRGNYAIVRRKV; translated from the coding sequence ATGTTGAGAGCTCGCGGCACCTGGATCTGGCGAGCAGAGGCCATTCTGCTGGCGATTCTCGCTTTTCTTTACCCCTCGGTGGGACTGTCTCAGCAAGACGGCGCACCGGCTGCGGGAGAGGTTCAGGCAAACGAAGCCGCCCCAAAGCTCACCGGCGTCCGTCTTCGAGTTCCGTTGCCCATCAAGGGGACGGTCGATACGGACGTCAAGCAAAGCCTGCAAAAGCTCCTCTCGCGGCTGACTGACAAAGATCCTCGTCCGGTCGTCATTCTGGAACTGGAAGGCAAGCCGAACGGCCAGACGCGCGGCAGCGAGTTTGAACGCAGCCTGGCACTGGCCCGCTTTCTGACCTCGAAAGAAGCAACCCGCCTGAAGACGGTCGCCTTTTTGAAAGGGCCAATCGAAGGGCACGCGGTTTTGATCCCTCTGGCGTGCGAACAGATTGTGATGCACCCCGATGCCCAGCTCGGCAATGCCGGCATCGACGAGCCGATCATTTCCGACACCATGCGACGAGCCTATCAAGAGATCGCCGGCTTCCGGTGTGTCCTTCCGCCAGAACTCGCACTCGGCATGCTCGACCCGGCGCTCGAAATCTATCGCGTCAACGGTCGCCGCTTCGTCGATGGTACCGAGTACGCTCGCATGAAGGCCGATGGCGAGGTTGCGACTTCCGACAAGCTGAATGCCCAAGGTCAGCTTCTGCTGCTGACTGCCAATCAGTTGCGACAAGACTTGCAGTTGATCAGCCATGTGACCGAAGACACCCGGCAACTTGCCACGCTACTGGGGATTCCCGAAAACCAACTGACGCAAGACATCGCCTTGGATCGTGAATGGAAGGCGGCTCAATTCCGAATGGATGGCGAGATCTCCAACCGCATGGTTCAGCGAACTGCCCTCTCGATTCAAGACGCCGTCAGCCAAGGCACGAACTTCGTACTGATCGACCTGAAATCGCCTGGCGGTGATCCGGTTGCCTGCGAGAACATGATCAACTTCCTGCTGGGTCTGCCCGACTCGGTTCATACGGTGGCCTTGATCACCGACGAAGCGACCTCGAACGCCTCATTGATCGCCATGGCCTGCGACGAGATCGCCATCGCTCCCAACGCTTCGCTGGGGGGCCCTGGTAGCTATGCCTACACAGACCAGGGAAGACGCGACCTCGAGAAATACCTGGCAACGATCTCGCCAGAGGCAGGCCGATCGTGGTCGGTTTGGGGGGCGATGAACGATCCGAACTTGGAAGTGTTCCGTTACCAACGTCCCGGAACGACGCTAACCAAGTACCTGAGCGTGGCTGAGGCGGAAAAGCTGCCCAATGCCGATCAATGGCAGCAAGGGGAACTCATCACCCAGGCAGGCATCCCGTTGCAATTAACCGGCAAGCAAGCGCTCGATTGGAGCATCGCCGACTCCGATGCTTCCAGCATTACCGACATTACGCGCAGGTATGGTCTGCCGGACGAACTCGAAGAACCGAAGCAGAATTGGGCTCATCAATTCGTCGAGATCCTGGCGAGCCCGAGCCTCGCGTTCTTCTGCTTGTTCATTGGCGTGATCGCCATGATCAGCGAGTTCAAGGCCCCGGGCATTGGTGTCCCTGGGTTCGTGGCTGCTTTGTGCTTCGGCTTGTTTTTCTGGAGCCGTTTCCTCAACGGAACCGCAGGCTGGCTGGAAGCGATGCTGTTTGTCGGCGGGATCGTCTTCATCTTGATGGAAGTGCTCGTCCTACCCGGCTTCGGCATCTTTGGCCTCGGGGGTGGTTTGATGGTGATCACGGCGGTCGTTTTGGCGATGCAGACTTTCATCTGGCCGACCACCGATTACGAACTGGAACAAGTTCCTTATTCGCTGGCGAGCATCCTGGTGCTGTTCTCCGCGTTCATAGCGGCATTAGTCTTTGCGAAACATATTCTGCCGAGAACGCCGTACCTGAACGAATCGATCCTGGAGGCTCCTGACGAAGAGACCATGGAAGAAATTCGACGACGCGAAACGATCGTCGATTTAACGCACTTGATCGGCACCACCGGTCAGGCCGTGACGATGCTTCGACCGGGCGGAAAAGCAAAGATCGGGCACGAGATCGTCAATGTGACCTCCGATGGCGACGTCATCCAGCCTGGCGACAAGGTGGAAGTTGTCGAAGTCCGTGGCAACTATGCGATTGTCCGACGAAAAGTGTAA